From the Gorilla gorilla gorilla isolate KB3781 chromosome 22, NHGRI_mGorGor1-v2.1_pri, whole genome shotgun sequence genome, one window contains:
- the LOC134757875 gene encoding uncharacterized protein isoform X4, which yields MKSVVFMFLNERVYVFVSVFFLPLFYVFLPSFLPFSPSLGVSSSLPFLLSLFLFFFLSCFISLSFPVFPSFFFPLCFFFPFFLRFFPHSFSLFHVSFLSVCLLKMDCFKSFLCVSTFFKRSLFSPFSSSLPAPFPPSFPFAVCLFAPFPPSLPLSLPLSVSVWILEEPTHSASPCVCSDRRPSPCVFFLPPSLPPSLPPSLPASEMHLQTPTRRGLSSDSVAVEAETRFGYRLCGVGVEGLRFWPREELLDSRFRFCGPRAALPSGSVSLTFAAVVGLHLAAAFRSCSRLPELRWQLPREGTVPAVS from the coding sequence ATGAAAAGTGTTGTATTTATGTTTCTAAATGAACGAGTGTACGtatttgtctctgttttctttcttcctctcttttatgtttttcttccttcctttctacctttctctccttctttaggcgtttcttcctctcttcctttccttctttctctctttctgttcttttttctttcgtgctttatttctctttcgttccctgtctttccttcttttttctttcctctctgtttctttttcccttttttccttcgtttctttcctcattctttctctctttttcatgtgtctttcctttccgtctgtcttttaaaaatggactGTTTCAAAAGTTTTCTTTGCGTATCTACGTTTTTTAAACGgtctctcttttctccattttcttcctccctccctgctcccttccctccctccttccctttcgcCGTCTGTCTCTTTGCCCCATTCCCCccgtccctccctctttctctccctctgtctgtctctgtgtggaTTCTGGAAGAGCCTACGCATTCTGCCTCTCCGTGTGTCTGCAGCGACCGGCGACCGAGTCCTTGTgtgttctttctccctccctccctccctccctccctccctccctccctccctgcttccgaGATGCATCTCCAAACACCCACACGCCGTGGGTTGTCTTCTGACTCTGTCGCGGTCGAGGCAGAGACCCGTTTTGGGTACCGTTTGTGTGGGGTTGGGGTAGAGGGGCTGCGTTTTTGGCCTCGGGAAGAGCTTCTCGACTCACGGTTTCGCTTTTGCGGTCCCCGGGCCGCCCTGCCATCCGGATCTGTCTCGCTGACGTTCGCGGCGGTCGTCGGGCTCCATCTGGCGGCCGCTTTTAGATCGTGCTCTCGGCTTCCGGAGCTGCGGTGGCAGCTGCCGAGGGAGGGGACCGTCCCCGCTGTGAGCTAG